The following are from one region of the Gossypium hirsutum isolate 1008001.06 chromosome D03, Gossypium_hirsutum_v2.1, whole genome shotgun sequence genome:
- the LOC107950261 gene encoding osmotin-like protein, whose translation MASSPLFFCATLFLLCSFANAQPPALTLTIVNNCPFTIYPAIQPNAGYPVLERGGFALPTLTHRSFPAPTAHWSGRIWARTGCTYDNGLFSCATGDCGHRIECNGLGGASPVTLAQFSFHHGGEKDLSSYEVSLVDGFNVPMTLTPHEGKGVCPVVGCRVNLLETCPEVLKLRSEPGQGPVVGCKSGCEAFGTDELCCRNHYNSPQTCKPSGYSQFFKQACPATFTYAHDSPSLMHDCSSPRELKVIFCH comes from the coding sequence ATGGCTTCTTCTCCTTTGTTCTTTTGTGCTACTCTTTTCCTTTTATGCAGCTTTGCTAATGCTCAGCCACCTGCTCTTACTTTAACAATCGTTAACAACTGTCCTTTCACCATTTACCCAGCTATCCAACCCAACGCCGGCTACCCGGTCCTCGAACGCGGCGGCTTTGCCCTTCCAACACTGACCCACCGCTCCTTCCCCGCACCCACTGCCCACTGGTCCGGCCGCATCTGGGCTCGAACAGGCTGTACCTACGACAACGGCCTTTTCTCTTGTGCCACGGGAGACTGCGGCCACCGCATAGAGTGCAACGGGCTCGGCGGCGCCTCCCCAGTGACGCTGGCGCAGTTCAGCTTCCACCACGGAGGCGAAAAGGACCTGTCTTCCTACGAGGTCAGCCTCGTGGACGGTTTCAACGTCCCCATGACGTTGACACCGCACGAGGGCAAAGGCGTTTGTCCCGTGGTCGGGTGCAGGGTCAATCTGCTGGAGACGTGTCCGGAGGTGTTGAAGCTGAGGTCGGAGCCGGGACAGGGTCCGGTGGTGGGTTGTAAGAGTGGGTGCGAAGCCTTTGGTACGGACGAGCTTTGTTGCAGGAACCATTACAATAGTCCTCAAACGTGTAAGCCTTCGGGTTATTCCCAGTTTTTCAAGCAGGCTTGCCCCGCGACGTTTACGTATGCCCATGACAGCCCTTCGCTCATGCACGACTGTTCTTCGCCACGTGAACTTAAGGTTATATTCTGCCATTAA